In Leptotrichia sp. oral taxon 221, the DNA window AAAAATTGAATATTTATATTTTCTTCAAAATTAAAATTATCCAAAATGCCTTTAAGATATTTCTGGACATTACTTTTTTCAATGTCTAACAAAACCAAGATGTTCCTATCTTCCCCTGCTTTCTTTTGAATATAATTTGTTTCTTTTATTTGATTTGAATATTTTAAAATTTGATAATCTAAAATTATATCTGCTACTTCTTTTTCACTGTCCCCATTGTTATCTTTCATAACGTTTAGACTTACATTTTCATCACTTTTTAAAAATTCTCTTTCATCTCTGATTTGTTTTCTCAACAACATTTTAAAAAGTTTCAGTCTAAAAAAATTTGTAATTTTAATTTTCTCTATATAGGAAATCTCTTCCAAAATATGATCGAAATTCCTATACTTTTCCATTCTTTTTAATTCCCTGTCTTTTCGAGTAATCGTCCCATTTTTATTAGCTTTTTCATCTTTCAAATTAATTAAAAAATATGAAAAGAAATCATAAATTTCATTTCTAGATAATTTTTTAAAGTTTCCTTCTAAAAAATCGAATAACAAATTACTAATCCTCTTTATTCTTTTGATTCCAAGCTCCTTTTTTATAACTTCAATAAATGCTCTTTCCAGTAATGTTTCACTATTTGAATAAAATTTCTCATAAATTTTTAGTAATTGTTCTTTTAAATATTTTTGACGTCTATCACTAAAATTTTCAATTTTACTAATCACTAAATTAAGTGCATTTTCTGAATCCAAACTAATATACTCAGAGTAATCTATTTTTATCTCACTTAAAACTACTTGCAAATCTTTTTTTATATGCTTTCTTTCAAATTCACTTCTTATTTTTTCAAAACGATATATAGAAAATTTCCTTTTATTTAAAATAATCATCAATTTTATCATTTTTTGTCTCGTTAAAGCATTAAATATAAATATCCTTTTCATATTTTTATGATTTACTTTAAATTCACTCAAATAATAAACATAATTACCTTTATAACGTATTTTCCCCTCATTTCCTGTAATTTTTATCAAATCGTTTAATTTTCTAATCGTATACTTGAAATTAATTTTTTTATCAAAATACAACTCTATCGCTTCTTTTTCAAAAATCTTTGCACTAGTAATCAAATAAAATAAATTAACTTCTTTGTAACTATAATTTAGCAATTTAGACTCTCCTCAATAATATTTGAGTAAATCATAACAACTTAAATTTTTTATTACTAGATTGCTAAATTAAACTGTTTTATTTTGAAAAATACTATTTTTAAAGGGTTTTATACACTATAAAAAAATAAATTTTAAAAAATTACTTTTATGTGAAAATAAATATACAAATTTCTTTATAGAATTATAGTAAAATTACTTTAAAAGTGAACTTAAAAGCTGTGCCTATTTTATTCAATTCCTAAATTTATATAATTTTTAGTAGTTTAATTTTAAATAGGTTCAAGTATTATTAATTTTTTTATTTATAGTAAAACCGCTTTAAAATCGAACTTAAAAGCTATGCTTGTTTACTTGAAACCTAAAGTTATACAATTTTAATAGTTTGATTTTAAATAGATTCAAATATAAAAGTATAATTTTTTTCATTTTTCAAAAAAAACTCAAACAATAGATTTGAATTTACAAAAATTCTTATTTCTATTATTTGAGTTTCCTTTTCTCGATTCAATTTTAATTTTTTGACTTGATAAATATATATTAAAATTTTTCTTACAAATAAAAAATATAAATTACACTTTTTTACTATTTGATATTCCCAATATCCTTTCTAAAATACATTCCATCAAATTTAATTTTATTTAATAATTTATAAGCATTTTCCTTAGCTTCATCCAATGTCTTTCCAAATGCAACGGCATTCAATACTCTTCCACCATTAGTCTTGAATTTTCCATCTTCAAATTTAGCTCCTGCGATAAATACCAATTCATTATCTGAAGCATTTTCAATTCCAGTTATAACATCACCTTTTCTGTAAGTTTCTGGATATCCTCCTGCAGCTCCTACAACACAACAAGCATGAAGTGGTTTCCAAGTAACATTTAATTCCGATAATTTTTTGTCAAATGAATATTCTACCAATTCTAACAAATCATTTTCCAACAATGGTAGAACTGCTTGAGTTTCAGGATCTCCCAATCTCATATTGTATTCAAGCAAGTAAACACCTTTTGCCGTAATCATTAGTCCAAAGAAAATTACACCTTCAAAATCCATTCCTTCAGCTTGCATTCCCTTTAAAGTTGGATTCATAATGTCATTTTTAAAACTTTCAAAAACTTCATCTGTCACATAAGGATTAGGACTTATAACTCCCATTCCACCTGTATTTAATCCAGTTTCATTCTCTCCAATTTTTTTGTGATCTTTTGCTGATAACAATGGTACAATAACTTTACTATCTGTAAATGAAAGTATTGAAGCTTCTACTCCATCCAAAAATTCTTCAATTACAACTTGATTTCCAGCATCTCCAAATTTTTCATCAATCATTATATCGTCAACTGCTTTTATCGCCTCATCAAGATTTTGAGCAATAATTACACCTTTCCCAGCCGCAAGACCACTAGCTTTTACAACTACAGGAAAATCTTTCCAATTATTCAAAAATTCTTTTGCTTTTTCAGCATTATCAAAAATTTCATAAACAGCAGTTTTTATCCCATATTTTTTCATAAAATCTTTAGAATAAGCCTTGCTTCCTTCAAGAATTGCCGCTTGTTTATTAGGCCCAAAAATTTTCAATCCATTTTTATGAAATTCATCAACAATACCAGCTACTAATAATTCTTCACTTCCAACAAATGTCAAATCAATATTATTTTCCTTAGCAAATTTAACATACTCGTCTATATTATTCGATAAATTCACATTTTCAGCTTTTGGCAACAACTCAGCTCCTGCATTTCCTGGTGCTATAAATATTTTCTCTACCTTTTCATTTTGAGATATTTTCCAAGCAATTGCATGTTCTCTTCCACCTGCTCCTACGATTAATACTTTCATTTCCTTGTCTCCTCCTTGAATATTTTATATATATTTTTCTATATAACTTAAAAGCTTTTCATTAACTCTTAAAGGACCTTGTGGTGCTGTTTTTAGTCCATTATCTTTAAGATTATCCAAAAATAAATTTTCATCATCTATATATTTTAATAATTTTAATCTTATGAAATCTTTTTTTTCATTTTCACTTTCATCAAATTCATTTTTGTTAATCCAATATTTTCTATCATTCACTTCACGATTAGAAGAATTAAAAATTTTATCTATAACTGTTTTATACATTATTTTTTGTTGAGGTTTTGTACAATAAAGATAAACAATATCTCCTTCTTCATACTTTGCCTTTTTTGTCCAATCTATAAAACTATTATTGTTAAAAGCACTAAAAAAATTATATCTTTTAGAATTTGCTGGTATTATCCAATTTCCCATTTTTCCTCCTAAATATAATTATACCTTGTATTTTTTTCATATTGTTATTTATATTTTATCATATTTTTTTATAATATTACATCATTATTTTACATTATTATTTATCTTCATTTAAAATCATTCAAATCTTTTTAATTAGCTATTGACTTTATTTTAAATATGCTATACTACCATCGTAATCAAATTCAATAATAGTCAAAGCCCTTTGTTATTGGGGCTTATTTTTTATGCTTTTGGTATTGTTCTATATACACTTCAAAGCAAATTGCAAGATACTATAAATTTATCATATCATAAAAATTATACCCAAATCAATAAAAAACATTAATTTTATAAAATTCTTTGTTTTCTAATTTCAAATATTCCATTCTAAAATTAAAAACTTTATTTATCTAATTTTTGATGCCTTGGACAATCTATCAAAAAACAGTCATACAAAAATTTAGGATAAATTTCCACTTCTGGTTTATAATCTGTTTTCAATATTTTTTCATATTCTACCTTCAAATTCTTTATTTGTCTTTTTATCTCCCTAATTTCTTCTTTTTTCTCAGATTTTGTCCACTCTCTTTTAAATTCTCCATTTTTAACATCTTCTATTTCTTCATTTTTAAATTTCAATGCTTTCTCAAAAGATTTTTCTAATTTATCAAATTTATCTAATCGTTTTAATGAATAAAAATAAATTGGTAGTTCTTCATATGGTACTTGGCAATCCTTTTGAGCGTCTATTTTTAAATAAATTTCTACAAGTTTTTTATAATTCTCAGATAAATAATACAGACTTTCTAAATCACTACCAAAAAAATAATCATTATCAATATTTTCTAACATTAATTCATCAATTTGAGCCTCAATATTTACAAATTCCTTCAACTGAACCTTATTCGCAATATAAATATACTTTATCTTAGCAAAATCTTCTTTTTCAAATTCAAAATCTTTTTTTATTAATTCTTCTAAAATTATTTTCGCCTCTTTATATTTTCCATTAATCATCAGCAAATTTGCATATTCAAACTTATAAATTGGATTATTTTCTAATTCACAAGCTCTTTTATACATTTCTTCCGACTTATCATATTTCCCAGCACCATAATAATCCGCCCCAAGCCCATAATAAGCCTTAGAATTATTTGGATTAAATGCAACAGCCTTTCTCAAAGTTCTAATTGATCTCTTACTGCCATATCTCTGATCATCATAATAAAAACCTAAATTAGTATAAATCCGTGATTTTTCCTCATCAGTCAATTCATTTTCATATTTTTTAATAAATTCATTCAATAATTTATAAATATCATCCCATTGATAATTTAATTCATTATAAACTGCCGCTAATTGACAAACAACTTCCACATTTTTGGGATTTTCTAAAAGACATTTCTCCAAATAATCCTTATATTCAATAAATGCATGCTTATAATTATCGTAACTATCATTTTTTTGGATTTCATCCTGAATATATCTCGCCCATTCTTTTTGTGTTTGTTTCATAATTTTATTCCTTTCGTATTTCTTCAATCCTCATCAATTACCAAATGTTGTGGACAATCCACTAACCAACATTTATTTTCAAAAAACATAAATATTTCCATCTTAGGCTTAAATTCCGTATTTAATGTCTTTTGAGATATCAAAATAATATTTTTCAAACTATGTTCTTTATCTATTCACATAAATACCCCCATCAATATATTCTAAATTTTTCACTATTTGTCAAAGTGCATTCTCATATTCTGTTCTATTTTCGCTCAAAGCCTTTTCCCTTATTTTCTCTACATACTCTTTCATATTTTTACTCAATTTAACTTTAATATCCAATTTATTTCATTTCTCCTACTTTATTTTCCTTACATTATAACATTCTTTACAAAAATAAAAAAGGCTACAATAAAATCCCGTAACCTTTTTCTATCTTCAAATTATCTACTTCCATTCTTTCTATCATTTATAACTTTATCCACATCTTTAACATACTCATAATCAGCTTCTCCCAATTTCACATCTTTTCCAGTTGGCACATACCACAAAAATTTTGAAAAATAGTCTTTCAATTTTTTGTCTGAAAAATCATAACCTGCCATCGCATAAGGATAATTTCTCATTATTTTCAATTTTTCATCTGAAATATCTTTTATTTCATCTTTATCTAGATATTTTATCGCATAGGCATCGTCTGTCAAATCATCTTTAAATTTAAAACCTTTTTCCGTTTTATCAGGAAATACATAATTAACTCTCAAACCTTTTATTTCTGTCAATTCAAATTCTTCTTTAGGCTTGAAATTATTTGTTTTAAAATATAAATAACCTTTTTTTAATTTTGCATAAAGAACTTTGTATGGCTCATTTGTTTCATAGTTTTCTTTGTAAGCATAATCAACATTTCCTTCTCCAGCCAATTGCCATTTTATTTCTTTCCCATCTTTTGTTTTTACCACAGGCATCGCAATAAGAGCATCTCCTGGCTCAACAATCACTTCAAAATCATCCACCTTCTGATTTTTCCATTTTGAAATAGTCGACCAAACATAGTTGAAATCAACGGTTCCAACACCGCTACTTCCATCATAATGATAACTGTGCTCAACTACATTTTCTCCCTTTTTAAAATTAGCCTTAAAATAGTAAACATAACTCTTTTTGTAATATTCATATTCTTTTAGTATCTTTTCTTCATCATATTCCTTAAAATATTTTTTAACTTCTTCCAGTTGTTTTACATCTTTCGGTGCAAAATCAGTCAATCTATATGCTTTTGTACTCACACTTTGTCCATTGACAGAAGTCTTAAAATCCTTGAAATGATCTCTTTCATCCCATGCTTCATTCCCACCTTCAGGCGTAATAAATCCAATATATCTCTCCCCAGCTTCAGGACTATCAAACACAAATCTGACAGTTACCACCATTTCATTGTCTATCGTCCCATACTCCGACCTAAATTTTTCCAATTTAAAACGAAGCTTTTCACTCTTTATCGAAACATTCGACACATTCATCGGCACAATATGCCCACCTTCCGACCCAAATTCCCAGTCATTCGCCAATAAGTTCGCACCAAAAATCATAACTAGAGCAAATAATAGCAGTATTCTGATTTTTTTCATGACTACCAACTCTCTTTCTTTTATTTTTATATTTCAGTGAACTACTCCCGCTTTTAGAAGCGGGAGCTTCTTGGGAAGTATCTGCTTTTGCTAGCCAAATATATTTACCAAGCTCTTTGGGTAGTTCCTACCCTGTCTTTTTATTTCCTAATATTTCAAAATCTCTTTTCCAATGTTTTTTATATTCAGTGCCGCATTATAATCCCTATCAATCTCAATTCCACAGCACTCACATTTATAACTTCTTTCTGATAATTTCAGTTCATCTTTAACATTTCCACATCTACTACAAGTTTTCGATGACGGAAACCACTTATCTATCTTCAAAAATTGTTTCCCTAAAAACATCAGTTTATACTCAAGCATTCTCAAAAACATTCCCCACCCATTATCTCCTACACTTTTCCCAAAATTTAATGCCTGGCTCATCCCTTTCATATTCAAATCCTCAACAACCACAGCATTATAATCTTCAGACAATTTTTTCGATAATTTATGCAAAAAATCTCTTCGGCAATTTTTGATATACTCATGCAACTTTGATATTTTCATTTTTTGCTTATACCAATTTTTAGAAAACTTCACTTTTCTCGATAATGATTTCTGTAATTTTTTCAATTCTTCTTCCAACATCCTAAAATATCTTGGATAATCAGCTCTTTGGTTTTCAGAACTAATAAATAATTCAGACATTGAAAAATCAAGTCCAATTACTTTATCATTACTAGCTACCTTTTGAATTTCCTTTCCAAATTCCGTCAAAATAGAAACATAGTAATTTCCATTACTGTTTATCAATGTTACTGACTTTATCTTGTAATCCTTCGGTATTTCTCTATGATATTTTAATTTAACTTTTTTCAATTTTGGCAAAATCAAATATTTGTTTTCCTCAATTCGTATCGAATTATTCACACAATTTGTCGTGTAACTTTTAACATTATTCTTTTTAGATTTGAATCTTGGAAATTTTGCCCTCTTTTGAAAGAAATTCGTAAACGATCGTTTTACATTCAATTGGGCATTTGAAAGTGCTAGACTGTCTACTTCTTTTAGAAATTGATTTTCACTTTTCAAACTGGCAGGTGTAATTATTTTATTTTTTCCAGTTTCTTCATAAAATTTATTCGCAGTGTACAAAATCGTATTGTAAACAAAACGAACACATCCAAAAGTCTTGTTTATCAACAATTCTTGATCTTTATTTGGATAAATCCTATATTTGAATGCTAAATTATATTTCATGAAATTACACCTCCTTTTAATTTTGAATATATTTTTTAATTATTCCTTTAGAGATTTTATCATTAATGATTTCTCTTCGATATTTTATACAAAAATTGTATCATAAGAGTATCCTTTTTTCAATTTTTTTTACAAAAAAAGCAATTCATCTCCCACTTATAGAAGTCGGAGACTTCTTGCTATCTTTTTGTTAAAATTATACCTTATTTTTAATTTTTATCCAATATATTATTCTTATTTTTAAGAAAATTGAAAAAAATTAGAATATTTTTATAACTTTAAATTTTAAAAAGAAACAGTAATTAAATATTGTTTAAAAAGTCTAAAAAATTTTTTGCTTCAGTAATTTTTTTATTACTCAATATTTTATTTTCCAAATAATGCTAAAAAGATATCTTTTGAATTTTCATTTCCAATAACATAGACACCTTCTTTTAGTATTTTAACATATGTTATTTTAACTATTGGTTCATTTGACATTTCAAGTTTTTCAGTAATTTTATACGCATTTTCTCCTATTTTTTCTACATCAGTTGATAATAATCTTAATTTGTATTCGGCTTTTTCTTTTTCATAATATTCTTTATATTTTTCATCTTTCCCATCATTAATTATTTTTTCAAAGTCTTTTTTATCTTTTTCAACTATAAACAATCTTTGTAAAAATAAATTTTTCTTTTCTTTGTCATATAATTCTGAAATTACATTACTGTACTCATATTCTCTAGGCTCTTTTACTTTTCTAAACTCAAGTTTTTCAGGCATCAATATTGAAATATTTTCAAAAATTTCTTTATTTTTTCTTTTACTCAAAATTGTATTCTGAATATAATTTTTTTCCTCTATTTCTTTTTTCAATTTTAGTTTTTCATCTCTTTCAATTTGTTTTGGAGTCCTAGACTTTGGTTCAGAACATACTCCAAACTCACTACATGAAATTGCTACAACCCACGGTACTGCATATCCCACACCAGCTGCCACTCCTAATGCAACACAAGAATTTAATCCAAATATCCCTAATAACATTAAAAATAAAATTTTAAACTTTCTCATACCATTCTCCCTCTCTCTATTTTAAAATTTAATCTCATTTAAATTATACCACATTCTCTTTAAAAAAAATCACAGCAAAATTAATAACCGTGATTTATACAATATTTATTTTAATCTATTTCTAATTCCCTTTCCAATGCTTCCTGTAAAACTTTTGAAAAATTTATATTATTTCTTTTTGCAACTTCATTAAGCCAACTAGGAATAGTTACATTTTTTCTAATCGATTTTACATTTACTTCTTTTAAATATTTTTGAAAATCCAATCCTACTAACGATTTGAAAGAATTTTTAAGTGCTTCTTCAACTTCTTTTTCATCATCAAATAGCTCTTTAATATATAACTTTATATTTAATCCTTCCAAACTTGTTGCTTTAGGAAATTCTTTATTTCCCTTATAATAATCTAATAAGTTCATTCCTAAATAATCCGTTGACATATAATAAGCATCTTCTATACTTTTTCCACAAGTCGCTCCTCCAAAATCAGGAAACAGAACTGTATAACTTTCTTTTTCTTTTATAAAAATTGCTGGATAAACAACAAACATATTTACCTCCTTTGATCTCAAAGTAAGGAACAGGATTATTTTAATCCTGCTTCTTTTAGAATTACTTTTTCAAGTATTTTCCCTAATTCCTTACTATGACAAGGCACTTCGGTTACCTTACCGGTTGCGAAATTTTTCAATCTTCTGTAAGAACCTTTTCCGCCTTTTATTTCGACAAAACCATTTCTCTTCAAAAACCGAATCATTTCTTTAGAATTCATAGGCATTCCTAATCACCTCAAACCTATTATACATCAAAATACGCATAAAGTCAATTTTTTTATCTATTATTATTCAAATTTTAAATATTTATTATCAAAAAATATCTCTGAATAAATTCCAATTTTTATTTAATTATTTTACAATACTCATATTTATGATTTTTATCCTCAGCCCGTGAACTATGCTCGTCCACCACTTTAAATGTATTTGAATCTGCATCATTCAATACATCTTCATTACAATATACATAATCATTACCCTTGATATAGAAATCATTCAAAAATTTACCCTTATCAGTAACTTTATTGAAATAATTACCAATATCATCTATTTTTAGAAAATAAATTCCATTTTTATCTTCTAAATAATAACCATTCCTATTTTGACTATTTAAATTCAAAATTTTAAAACTTTTAGAATCTAAATCTTCTTTTCTATCAGCTTCAAAATATACATTATCCTTATCTTTTGAAAAATCATTATTCAATACTTCAAATGTTTTTATATCAGCTCCTTTTATCAAAGGCTCTTTTTCAACAATCCAGCTTATATAAAATATATTTTTATCATCTTTACTGTAATAATCATTTATCACTTCAAATGTATTAGGATTTGCACCTTTCAAAACTTTAACAACATTTTTTAAAGTATTATCTGTATCTAAAATATATGATGGATCTAATTGAATATAATATACATTTTTACTATCTTTTGCATAATACGAATTATCTTTTTTT includes these proteins:
- the purD gene encoding phosphoribosylamine--glycine ligase produces the protein MKVLIVGAGGREHAIAWKISQNEKVEKIFIAPGNAGAELLPKAENVNLSNNIDEYVKFAKENNIDLTFVGSEELLVAGIVDEFHKNGLKIFGPNKQAAILEGSKAYSKDFMKKYGIKTAVYEIFDNAEKAKEFLNNWKDFPVVVKASGLAAGKGVIIAQNLDEAIKAVDDIMIDEKFGDAGNQVVIEEFLDGVEASILSFTDSKVIVPLLSAKDHKKIGENETGLNTGGMGVISPNPYVTDEVFESFKNDIMNPTLKGMQAEGMDFEGVIFFGLMITAKGVYLLEYNMRLGDPETQAVLPLLENDLLELVEYSFDKKLSELNVTWKPLHACCVVGAAGGYPETYRKGDVITGIENASDNELVFIAGAKFEDGKFKTNGGRVLNAVAFGKTLDEAKENAYKLLNKIKFDGMYFRKDIGNIK
- a CDS encoding YARHG domain-containing protein; protein product: MKKIRILLLFALVMIFGANLLANDWEFGSEGGHIVPMNVSNVSIKSEKLRFKLEKFRSEYGTIDNEMVVTVRFVFDSPEAGERYIGFITPEGGNEAWDERDHFKDFKTSVNGQSVSTKAYRLTDFAPKDVKQLEEVKKYFKEYDEEKILKEYEYYKKSYVYYFKANFKKGENVVEHSYHYDGSSGVGTVDFNYVWSTISKWKNQKVDDFEVIVEPGDALIAMPVVKTKDGKEIKWQLAGEGNVDYAYKENYETNEPYKVLYAKLKKGYLYFKTNNFKPKEEFELTEIKGLRVNYVFPDKTEKGFKFKDDLTDDAYAIKYLDKDEIKDISDEKLKIMRNYPYAMAGYDFSDKKLKDYFSKFLWYVPTGKDVKLGEADYEYVKDVDKVINDRKNGSR
- a CDS encoding type II toxin-antitoxin system HicB family antitoxin, translating into MFVVYPAIFIKEKESYTVLFPDFGGATCGKSIEDAYYMSTDYLGMNLLDYYKGNKEFPKATSLEGLNIKLYIKELFDDEKEVEEALKNSFKSLVGLDFQKYLKEVNVKSIRKNVTIPSWLNEVAKRNNINFSKVLQEALERELEID
- a CDS encoding RNA-guided endonuclease TnpB family protein; this translates as MKYNLAFKYRIYPNKDQELLINKTFGCVRFVYNTILYTANKFYEETGKNKIITPASLKSENQFLKEVDSLALSNAQLNVKRSFTNFFQKRAKFPRFKSKKNNVKSYTTNCVNNSIRIEENKYLILPKLKKVKLKYHREIPKDYKIKSVTLINSNGNYYVSILTEFGKEIQKVASNDKVIGLDFSMSELFISSENQRADYPRYFRMLEEELKKLQKSLSRKVKFSKNWYKQKMKISKLHEYIKNCRRDFLHKLSKKLSEDYNAVVVEDLNMKGMSQALNFGKSVGDNGWGMFLRMLEYKLMFLGKQFLKIDKWFPSSKTCSRCGNVKDELKLSERSYKCECCGIEIDRDYNAALNIKNIGKEILKY
- a CDS encoding type II toxin-antitoxin system HicA family toxin, whose product is MPMNSKEMIRFLKRNGFVEIKGGKGSYRRLKNFATGKVTEVPCHSKELGKILEKVILKEAGLK